A single window of Nicotiana sylvestris chromosome 3, ASM39365v2, whole genome shotgun sequence DNA harbors:
- the LOC104218658 gene encoding uncharacterized protein: MELEVADVTNKRLKPSEEDNETTQTGSEIAKATEEETAAATLASEQMELEIANILEKINRFTNLVSELLESGKSMLKELSNEFEERIILVHKEQMEKWQEEIKELRLLDTSNEEADALLGNAKYLLQNVQGES; this comes from the exons ATGGAACTAGAAGTTGCTGATGTCACAAATAAGCGCCTGAAACCTTCT GAGGAGGATAATGAAACCACACAGACTGGTAGTGAAATTGCAAAGGCTACAGAAGAAGAAACTGCTGCTGCCACACTGGCATCTGAACAGATGGAGCTGGAGATTGCTAATATTCTGGAAAAGATCAACCGTTTCACTAACCTG GTCTCTGAACTGCTGGAATCAGGGAAGTCCATGCTGAAGGAACTGAGTAATGAGTTTGAAGAGCGGATTATTTT AGTACACAAGGAACAAATGGAAAAGTGGCAAGAAGAGATTAAGGAACTGCGCTTGCTTGATACTTCAAATGAGGAGGCTGATGCTCTTTTGGGAAATGCTAAATACCTACTTCAGAATGTCCAGGGTGAATCCTGA